Proteins co-encoded in one Salvia splendens isolate huo1 chromosome 4, SspV2, whole genome shotgun sequence genomic window:
- the LOC121800196 gene encoding LOW QUALITY PROTEIN: aluminum-activated malate transporter 10 (The sequence of the model RefSeq protein was modified relative to this genomic sequence to represent the inferred CDS: deleted 1 base in 1 codon), which produces MEGNTNKERGGVEWRINMGDGTSRVLEAESRFGLQRFVSKVGGFFQRAWRLGVNEPKKLIHCVKVGLALSLVSLFYYMRPLYDGVGGNAMWAVMTVVVVFEYTVGATLCKCVNRATGTFLAGALGVGVHWVASQSGERFEPIILQLSVFLLATAATFSRFIPSIKARFDYGAMIFILTFSLISVSGYRVEKLFEMAHHRLSTIAIGTSICIITTIVFCPVWAGTELHNLIRNNMDKLSDSLDGCVADYFSTNSETSDKTWQGYKCALNSKATEESLANFARWEPAHDKFNFGHPWLEYVKVGASLRSCAYCIEALNGSMNSEAKVPDGLKQHFGNFCVRLSNASSGVMREVAVVMSSMKKPTRIDFMAEEMRNAVEELENALKSLSKQPILAAEGVTLVEVAPLVTVSSLLIEIAARTEKLAGAVNGVAEKAEFEVETAEEAKKGQSLKEGTRLMMKEEEDKAMKTLQKV; this is translated from the exons ATGGAGGGCAACACTAACAAGGAAAGAGGAGGAGTAGAATGGAGAATCAACATGGGAGATGGGACATCGAGAGTTCTAGAAGCTGAGAGCAGGTTCGGATTGCAGAGGTTCGTGTCCAAGGTGGGCGGCTTCTTTCAACGAGCATGGAGGTTAGGAGTAAACGAGCCAAAGAAATTGATACATTGTGTTAAGGTGGGGTTGGCTCTCTCTCTGGTTTCACTCTTCTATTACATGAGGCCCTTGTATGATGGAGTTGGTGGCAATGCTATGTGGGCTGTCATGACTGTCGTCGTTGTCTTTGAGTATACCGTTG GGGCTACTCTATGTAAATGTGTGAATAGGGCAACTGGGACTTTCTTGGCTGGAGCATTGGGTGTTGGTGTTCATTGGGTTGCTAGCCAATCTGGAGAAAGGTTTGAGCCCATCATTCTTCAACTCTCAGTCTTTCTTCTAG CTACTGCCGCCACATTCTCGCGTTTCATTCCATCCATAAAAGCTCGATTCGACTATGGGGCGATGATCTTCATCCTCACCTTCAGCCTCATATCGGTGTCTGGCTACCGTGTAGAGAAGCTCTTTGAAATGGCTCATCACAGACTCTCCACCATTGCCATAGGCACCTCCATCTGCATCATTACAACCATTGTTTTTTGCCCTGTTTGGGCCGGGACCGAGCTCCATAACCTCATCAGGAACAACATGGACAAGCTGTCTGATTCCTTAGATG GATGTGTGGCAGACTATTTCAGTACTAACAGTGAAACTTCAGACAAAACATGGCAAGGCTACAAATGCGCCCTTAATTCTAAGGCCACCGAAGAATCATTG GCGAATTTCGCTAGATGGGAGCCGGCACATGACAAGTTCAACTTCGGACATCCATGGTTGGAGTATGTCAAGGTTGGAGCCTCACTCAGAAGCTGCGCTTACTGCATCGAGGCGCTTAACGGGAGCATGAACTCGGAGGCTAAG GTTCCTGATGGCCTCAAGCAGCATTTCGGCAACTTCTGTGTGAGACTTAGCAATGCATCCTCAGGTGTGATGAGAGAAGTTGCTGTGGTGATGAGCAGCATGAAGAAACCAACAAGAATAGATTTCATGGCGGAGGAGATGAGGAATGCGGTTGAAGAGCTCGAGAACGCCTTGAAATCACTGTCGAAGCAGCCCATCCTGGCGGCTGAGGGTGTGACTCTAGTAGAAGTGGCTCCATTAGTGACAGTTTCGTCGCTGCTGATAGAGATTGCGGCAAGAACAGAAAAGCTTGCAGGGGCAGTGAATGGAGTGGCGGAGAAGGCTGAATTTGAGGTTGAGACTGCAGAGGAAGCCAAGAAAGGGCAGAGCTTGAAA GAGGGGACTAGGTTGATgatgaaggaagaagaagacaagGCGATGAAGACCCTTCAGAAGGTCTGA
- the LOC121798846 gene encoding serine/threonine-protein kinase WNK8-like, translating into MSIPIRGRSIARMGSGTGLRTGSGLGSPRPIHTGTGNVETLGISPSLSSARLTEAAYRESDFVERCTKSRYARYDEVLGKGAFKTVYKAFDQLDGIEVAWNRVKITDMLQSPEDMEKLYSEVHLLRNMKHVNIIKLYDAWIDDKKKTINMITELFTSGSLRQYRKRHRSVNMKAIKNWARQILRGLDYLHSQNPPVIHRDLKCDNIFVNGNQGEVKIGDLGLATIMQQPTAKSVIGTPEFMAPELYEEEYNELVDIYSFGMCLLEMVSMEYPYSECRNPAQIYKKVTSGILPAALGRVASPEVKEFIQRCLVPAPQRLSAKELLKDPFLQVELSGEPIRYSLTVPDMIPRSVTSLNYGPQVMDIDPEYNQFVSAEYNFGTPPNSVVEFKRTHHNNEFRLRGNKINENSISLTLRIADKGGRVRNIHFQFYLDADTALAVAAEMVEQLDLADHDVAFIAEFIDYLISRILPDWKPSSDYSASRDKFGSGLTFVSDLWEGEPMSKQGNSSYFQIDRQNFFPAPNSHKQANSVSSNHGGSKLSMGSANSGTIGDYSSLKNQTPKGSFGSASDMEFRDHHSGESRINGMGIGWPSMDRLTENSDSSYPDQKVSKTGSFTSCYSTLNLIERDSDFDLKSELDTIEAQYQHWLQELPRMKREAIEAAKSRWMVKKKDVH; encoded by the exons ATGTCGATCCCGATTCGCGGGCGCTCCATCGCCC GAATGGGCTCAGGTACGGGCTTGCGAACGGGCTCTGGATTGGGATCTCCGCGCCCAATCCACACCGGAACTGGGAATGTGGAAACCCTAGGTATTTCTCCCTCACTGAGTTCTGCCCGTCTCACCGAGGCTGCTTACCGAGAGTCCGATTTCGTTGAGAGATGCACCAAGAGTCGATATGCTCGG TATGATGAAGTTTTAGGCAAGGGTGCATTCAAGACTGT ATACAAGGCTTTTGACCAACTTGATGGAATAGAAGTAGCTTGGAACCGAGTGAAAATAACTGACATGCTGCAGTCACCTGAAGATATGGAAAAATTGTACTCTGAGGTTCATCTTCTTCGGAACATGAAACATGTCAACATTATAAAGTTATATGATGCGTGGATTGATGACAAGAAGAAGACTATTAACATGATCACTGAGCTCTTCACATCTGGGAGCCTGAGGCA ATACCGGAAGAGGCACAGAAGTGTTAACATGAAGGCTATCAAGAATTGGGCAAGGCAGATTCTCCGAGGCCTAGACTACCTTCACAGCCAAAACCCACCTGTTATTCATAGGGATTTGAAATGTGACAATATATTTGTCAATGGAAACCAAGGAGAAGTTAAGATAGGAGATCTTGGTCTGGCAACCATCATGCAACAGCCAACAGCTAAAAGTGTAATTG GAACACCGGAGTTTATGGCTCCAGAGCTGTATGAAGAAGAATATAACGAACTAGTCGACATATATTCCTTTGGAATGTGCTTGTTGGAAATGGTCAGTATGGAGTATCCTTACTCGGAGTGTAGAAATCCAGCTCAAATATATAAGAAGGTCACATCT GGCATCTTACCTGCTGCTCTTGGAAGAGTTGCGTCTCCAGAGGTGAAAGAATTTATCCAAAGATGCCTGGTTCCGGCTCCTCAGAGGTTGTCTGCTAAGGAACTGCTCAAAGATCCATTCCTTCAAGTTGAGCTATCTGGAGAACCCATTCGTTATTCTTTGACTGTACCTGATATGATCCCCAGATCTGTCACTTCTTTGAACTACGGACCTCAAGTTATGGATATAGACCCTGAATATAACCAGTTTGTGTCTGCAGAGTACAATTTCGGGACTCCTCCTAACTCTGTGGTGGAATTTAAACGGACTCATCATAACAATGAGTTCAGATTGAGGGGAAACAAGATCAATGAAAACTCAATCTCACTTACCTTGCGAATTGCTGATAAGGGAG GCCGAGTCAGAAACATACACTTCCAGTTCTACCTTGACGCCGACACTGCCCTTGCTGTTGCAGCTGAAATGGTTGAGCAGCTAGATTTAGCCGATCATGATGTAGCTTTCATTGCTGAGTTCATTGATTACTTGATATCGAGGATCTTGCCGGACTGGAAACCTTCTTCAGATTACTCTGCCAGCCGTGATAAATTTGGTAGTGGCCTAACCTTTGTGTCAGACTTATGGGAGGGTGAACCAATGAGCAAGCAAGGAAATTCCTCCTACTTTCAGATTGATCGTCAGAATTTTTTCCCAGCCCCCAATTCGCACAAACAGGCAAATTCAGTGTCCAGCAATCATg GAGGAAGCAAATTATCAATGGGGTCAGCAAATTCTGGGACCATTGGAGACTATTCCTCATTGAAGAATCAAACGCCAAAGGGATCTTTTGGGTCAGCCTCTGACATGGAGTTCAGAGATCACCACTCTGGCGAGAGTCGAATTAACGGGATGGGAATTGGGTGGCCATCGATGGACCGTTTGACAGAAAACTCAGACTCCAGTTACCCTGATCAGAAAGTTTCCAAAACCGGGAGCTTTACGAGCTGTTATTCGACACTGAATTTGATCGAGAGAGACTCTGATTTTGATCTCAAGTCAGAACTCGATACAATCGAGGCACAGTATCAGCACTGGCTTCAAGAACTCCCTAGGATGAAGCGAGAAGCAATAGAGGCCGCCAAGAGTCGATGGATGGTGAAAAAGAAAGATGTTCATTGA
- the LOC121798848 gene encoding DNA-directed RNA polymerase III subunit RPC10-like — translation MEFCPTCGNMLLYELPQMGHPARFTCPTCPYVCNIESQVKIKRHVRLVKKTIDPIFTKEDRRNFQETKESCPTCGHDKAGFIQVQTRSADEPMTIFYECRKCEYTWREG, via the exons ATGGAGTTCTGCCCAACTTGTGGGAATATGCTACTCTATGAGTTGCCACAGATGGGGCACCCTGCCCGATTTACCTGTCCAACATGCCCTTATGTATGCAACATAGAGAGCCAG GTTAAGATAAAGAGACACGTGCGCTTGGTTAAGAAGACAATAGATCCTATTTTTACTAAAGAAGACCGGAGGAACTTTCAAGAAACTAAAG AGAGCTGCCCCACGTGCGGTCATGATAAAGCTGGTTTTATTCAAGTGCAGACTAGGTCAGCAGATGAACCCATGACAATCTTCTATGAATGCCGAAAGTGTGAATATACTTGGAGAGAGGGCTAG